A portion of the Verrucomicrobiia bacterium genome contains these proteins:
- a CDS encoding succinylglutamate desuccinylase/aspartoacylase family protein, with product MEPKLANGLALGKLSGNDAGVTRLTPEQFAIVVREVELMLGEGERDETWRVLKMFADGRFNHSLEDFPPALQSEFRSLGPLRKKDYSSLAATIRDLRKDVFDVQGIGRLNFEGREYELLKTASRPALSPYAVQVPICLVAGVHGDEPDGILASLELARRFAQSPQLVSNYSLTIYPCVNPVGYEHMTRENGGGKDLNREFFRNSTEEEVVVMERELRAHEFVGFISGHSDYESFGLYAYATGAILSERLAKPALFQASSVIPINTDAIIDGHAAQNGIINQKFPGSLGPLSKGASEPFDITVETPNLFALSKRVEAQAIAFETILHEYRAVAAEAVNL from the coding sequence ATGGAGCCAAAGCTAGCAAATGGGCTTGCCCTCGGCAAACTATCTGGCAACGATGCAGGCGTGACGAGATTGACGCCAGAACAGTTCGCCATCGTCGTGCGCGAGGTCGAATTGATGCTTGGGGAAGGGGAGCGTGACGAAACCTGGCGCGTGCTCAAGATGTTTGCGGACGGTCGTTTCAATCACTCCTTGGAGGACTTTCCGCCAGCGCTTCAATCCGAATTCCGTAGTCTTGGCCCGTTGCGGAAGAAGGATTACAGCTCCCTTGCTGCCACCATCCGCGACCTGCGGAAGGACGTGTTTGACGTTCAGGGAATCGGCCGATTGAACTTCGAAGGTCGAGAATACGAACTCTTGAAAACCGCCAGCCGTCCGGCGCTTTCACCGTACGCGGTGCAGGTGCCGATCTGTCTCGTGGCCGGCGTGCATGGCGACGAACCGGACGGTATCCTTGCCTCGTTGGAGTTGGCGCGCCGCTTCGCGCAAAGTCCGCAACTCGTCTCCAATTATTCACTGACGATTTATCCTTGCGTGAACCCCGTGGGGTACGAACACATGACACGCGAGAACGGCGGGGGCAAAGACCTGAACCGCGAGTTTTTCCGCAACAGCACGGAAGAGGAGGTCGTCGTTATGGAGCGCGAGTTGCGCGCGCACGAGTTCGTCGGGTTCATCAGTGGGCATAGCGACTACGAGTCGTTTGGCCTCTATGCCTACGCCACCGGCGCGATCTTGAGTGAACGCCTGGCCAAACCCGCGCTCTTCCAGGCCAGCAGCGTCATCCCGATCAATACCGATGCAATAATCGACGGTCATGCCGCACAAAACGGAATCATCAACCAGAAGTTTCCTGGCTCCCTCGGCCCGCTGTCGAAAGGCGCAAGCGAGCCGTTCGATATCACCGTCGAGACCCCGAATCTCTTTGCCCTCAGCAAACGCGTCGAAGCCCAGGCGATCGCGTTCGAGACCATCCTCCACGAATACCGTGCAGTTGCAGCCGAAGCCGTTAACTTGTAA
- a CDS encoding Gfo/Idh/MocA family oxidoreductase, with amino-acid sequence MKKVRLGIIGCGSMSRYHGKVYTTQVGEAEIVALCDTHQGNLDRYQREIFEPIKKKPPVFVNYEDMLDKVKLDAVFIVTPHAHHFQQVMDSLEAGCQVFVEKPMVMTSDQARKIIKHAAKKKRMVSVAFPGTFTPEYQYIHGLQERGVLGELIAADGFVAQAWKQGTKGTWRQEPELAGGGMTFDTGAHVFNALLYLANSRPVEVFAWTDNRSAPVDITCSAAIRYENGAVGSALINGDAMSGWDEGVRVSFTKGEVQTGIHGGRLQHWGPDRKLIKYPLVPEVPTLQQWFIDCVLGKAKDPAPAIWGLRQALFYEALYESAKTGRPAKVQAE; translated from the coding sequence ATGAAGAAGGTACGCTTGGGCATTATCGGCTGCGGCAGCATGAGCCGCTACCATGGAAAGGTTTACACGACCCAGGTGGGCGAGGCGGAGATTGTGGCGTTGTGCGACACACATCAGGGGAACCTCGACCGCTACCAGCGAGAGATTTTTGAGCCAATCAAGAAGAAGCCGCCGGTGTTTGTCAATTATGAGGACATGCTGGACAAGGTGAAGTTGGACGCCGTGTTTATCGTGACGCCACACGCGCACCACTTTCAACAGGTGATGGATTCACTCGAAGCGGGATGCCAGGTATTCGTCGAGAAGCCAATGGTAATGACCTCCGACCAGGCGCGAAAAATTATCAAGCACGCTGCGAAGAAGAAGCGAATGGTGAGCGTGGCGTTTCCCGGAACGTTTACACCCGAATATCAATACATCCACGGGTTGCAAGAGCGCGGGGTGCTCGGCGAGTTGATCGCCGCGGACGGGTTTGTCGCGCAGGCATGGAAACAGGGAACGAAGGGAACGTGGCGACAGGAACCGGAACTGGCCGGTGGTGGGATGACGTTTGACACGGGCGCGCACGTGTTCAATGCACTACTGTATTTGGCGAACTCGCGGCCGGTCGAAGTGTTTGCCTGGACCGACAATCGCAGCGCGCCGGTGGATATCACGTGTAGCGCGGCGATCCGGTATGAGAACGGGGCGGTCGGGTCGGCATTGATCAATGGCGACGCCATGTCGGGTTGGGATGAAGGGGTGCGCGTGTCGTTCACGAAAGGCGAGGTGCAGACGGGCATTCACGGTGGTCGGTTGCAGCATTGGGGACCGGACCGAAAGCTTATCAAGTATCCGCTGGTTCCCGAGGTGCCGACGTTGCAGCAATGGTTTATCGACTGCGTGCTCGGGAAGGCGAAAGATCCTGCGCCAGCGATCTGGGGATTACGTCAGGCGTTGTTCTATGAGGCGCTGTACGAATCTGCAAAGACGGGGCGACCGGCCAAGGTTCAGGCGGAATGA
- the queE gene encoding 7-carboxy-7-deazaguanine synthase QueE, with translation MADTLVINEIFHSIQGESSFAGLPCVFVRLTACNLRCTWCDTTYSFHEGASMKLGDVIVKVLEYNCPLVEITGGEPLLQPNVFPLMTRLCDLGKRVLLETSGSVDVSRVDPRVVKIMDLKCPGSGEVGKNLYDNIRHLDKKDEVKFVIADRADYDWAKQMMGEHQLTNGCTVLFSPVWGKLPLKTLAEWILADRLPVRMQTQWHKHIWGPETRGV, from the coding sequence GTGGCCGATACCCTTGTTATTAACGAGATTTTTCACAGCATTCAGGGCGAGTCCTCTTTTGCGGGGTTGCCCTGTGTGTTTGTGCGGCTGACCGCGTGCAACCTACGCTGCACGTGGTGTGACACGACGTACTCGTTCCACGAGGGCGCGTCGATGAAACTCGGCGACGTGATTGTGAAGGTGCTGGAGTACAACTGCCCGCTGGTTGAGATCACCGGCGGCGAACCCCTGTTGCAGCCGAATGTCTTCCCGTTAATGACACGGCTTTGCGATTTGGGCAAGCGGGTGTTGCTGGAGACGAGCGGTTCGGTGGACGTGTCGCGGGTGGACCCGCGCGTGGTGAAGATCATGGACTTGAAATGTCCCGGCAGCGGCGAGGTTGGCAAGAACCTGTACGATAACATTCGGCATCTCGACAAGAAGGATGAAGTGAAATTCGTCATCGCCGACCGCGCGGATTACGATTGGGCGAAGCAGATGATGGGCGAGCATCAGTTGACCAATGGCTGTACTGTTTTATTCTCACCTGTTTGGGGCAAGCTGCCGCTCAAAACGCTTGCTGAATGGATTCTAGCGGATAGACTGCCCGTCCGCATGCAGACCCAGTGGCACAAGCATATTTGGGGACCGGAAACCCGGGGAGTATAA
- a CDS encoding aspartate aminotransferase family protein, whose product MKELLPLLKTRIPGPKSCALARQLRRYESRNITYVSDHWPVFWQRAAGTNVWDVDGNRYIDLTAAFGVANVGHTNPRVVAAIQAQAGKLLHAMGDVHPNELKLKLARELVALTFGRWSKSEGRVVFANSGAEAVEVALKTAAIHTKRPGVIAFEGAYHGLTYGALDTTWRADFRKPFSGQLGHFTAHVPFGRLPEVANIQDFGAVIVEPIQGRGGVIVPPDDFLPKLRRFCDDHGLLLVLDEVYTGFCRTGRWFACEHSGVVPDLVCAGKAMAGGFPISACIGRAEVMDSWPQSEGEAIHTSTFMGNPLGCAAALASIGEVKRLKLDARSRELGKWFAARLARIGKVRGRGLMLGLEVKNAVPIVEKLLQRGILALPEGSRNEVVGLTPPLVITKRQLDHCLAVLDDLVSHG is encoded by the coding sequence GTGAAAGAGCTGCTGCCACTGCTGAAGACCCGCATCCCCGGCCCGAAGTCCTGCGCCCTCGCCCGCCAACTACGTCGTTACGAATCCCGCAACATCACGTACGTTTCAGATCATTGGCCGGTTTTTTGGCAGCGTGCGGCGGGAACCAACGTGTGGGATGTTGATGGCAACCGCTACATCGACCTGACGGCGGCGTTTGGCGTGGCGAACGTCGGACATACCAACCCCCGCGTTGTGGCGGCGATCCAGGCGCAAGCCGGAAAATTATTGCACGCGATGGGCGATGTGCATCCGAACGAATTGAAGTTGAAGCTGGCGCGGGAATTGGTGGCGCTGACGTTTGGACGGTGGAGCAAATCGGAGGGGCGCGTTGTCTTCGCGAACTCCGGTGCAGAGGCGGTTGAGGTTGCGCTCAAGACGGCGGCGATCCACACCAAACGGCCGGGTGTCATTGCGTTTGAAGGCGCGTATCACGGACTCACCTACGGTGCGCTCGATACGACGTGGCGCGCGGACTTCCGCAAACCTTTTTCCGGGCAACTTGGCCATTTTACCGCGCATGTTCCGTTTGGACGTTTGCCGGAGGTCGCGAACATTCAGGATTTTGGCGCGGTTATTGTGGAGCCGATTCAAGGGCGCGGAGGGGTCATTGTTCCGCCGGATGATTTTCTTCCGAAGTTGCGCCGGTTCTGCGACGACCATGGCTTGCTGCTGGTTCTCGACGAAGTCTACACGGGGTTTTGTCGGACGGGACGCTGGTTCGCGTGTGAACATTCGGGAGTGGTGCCGGACCTTGTTTGCGCCGGTAAGGCCATGGCGGGCGGCTTTCCGATTTCGGCGTGCATTGGGCGCGCGGAAGTCATGGATAGCTGGCCCCAGTCAGAAGGCGAGGCGATTCATACGAGCACATTCATGGGCAATCCGCTCGGTTGCGCCGCCGCGCTCGCCTCCATCGGCGAGGTGAAACGGCTCAAGCTGGACGCCCGCAGTCGTGAATTAGGCAAATGGTTTGCAGCGCGACTCGCCCGCATCGGCAAGGTGCGCGGCCGAGGATTGATGCTCGGACTGGAAGTGAAGAATGCGGTTCCGATTGTCGAAAAGCTTCTCCAGCGAGGCATTCTCGCCCTGCCCGAAGGCAGCCGCAATGAAGTCGTCGGGCTCACTCCCCCGTTGGTGATTACGAAACGGCAGCTGGATCATTGTTTGGCCGTGCTAGATGATTTGGTTTCCCATGGATAA
- a CDS encoding long-chain fatty acid--CoA ligase, giving the protein MDKAASDLQRRVFALISRGVAQATTDEEFEGLAREVFAFQYERCAVYRAYCDRRKQTPQSVMHWKEIPATPTSAFKDFALTCFPVEQAVAEFHTSGTTRELSGKHFLATLELYHAAIGPNFAAHLLPDGARLPMMILTPSPEEAQHSSLSHMMGVVMKEFGADDSAYYVEGGQLLVEKLVRDLCEIQWAHQPVFLLGTAFALVHLFDHLEQQNLKFEMSEGSRVMETGGFKGRSRELSKADLYALFESVLGIPTTHVVNEYGMTELSTQFYDATLRVGRRTDGKAVPPWARVLIIDPNTGKEAADNERGLVRIFDLANLWSMMCVQTEDLGIARVSDSSLVEFEVLGRSAGAEVRGCSLNAENIVME; this is encoded by the coding sequence ATGGATAAAGCTGCCTCGGATCTCCAGCGACGGGTGTTCGCGCTCATCTCGCGCGGGGTGGCGCAGGCGACGACGGACGAGGAGTTTGAGGGGTTGGCGCGTGAGGTGTTTGCGTTTCAGTATGAGCGTTGCGCGGTGTATCGGGCTTATTGCGACCGGCGGAAGCAGACACCGCAGTCGGTGATGCATTGGAAAGAGATTCCGGCGACGCCGACGAGTGCGTTCAAGGATTTTGCGCTGACGTGTTTTCCGGTCGAGCAGGCGGTAGCGGAATTTCACACGAGCGGGACAACGCGTGAGCTATCGGGGAAACATTTTTTGGCCACGCTGGAACTTTACCATGCGGCGATTGGTCCGAACTTCGCGGCGCACTTGCTGCCGGATGGCGCGCGCTTGCCGATGATGATATTGACGCCGTCGCCGGAGGAGGCGCAGCACTCCTCGTTGTCACATATGATGGGTGTGGTGATGAAGGAGTTCGGCGCAGATGACAGCGCTTATTATGTTGAGGGCGGCCAATTGCTCGTGGAGAAATTGGTGCGTGATTTATGCGAGATACAGTGGGCACATCAGCCGGTGTTTCTCTTAGGGACGGCGTTTGCCCTTGTCCACTTGTTTGATCATCTCGAGCAGCAGAATTTGAAATTTGAAATGTCAGAAGGCAGTCGCGTCATGGAAACGGGTGGGTTCAAGGGACGGTCCCGTGAACTGTCGAAGGCGGATCTCTATGCGCTATTTGAGAGTGTTCTGGGAATTCCAACGACGCACGTTGTCAATGAATACGGCATGACGGAGTTGAGCACGCAGTTTTATGATGCGACGCTGCGGGTTGGCAGGCGGACAGATGGGAAGGCGGTTCCGCCTTGGGCACGGGTGCTCATTATCGACCCGAACACTGGCAAGGAGGCTGCTGATAATGAGCGTGGCCTGGTCCGCATCTTTGACCTGGCAAACCTGTGGAGTATGATGTGTGTGCAGACGGAAGATTTAGGAATTGCCCGGGTGAGTGACTCGAGTTTGGTGGAATTTGAAGTCTTGGGGAGATCGGCGGGCGCGGAAGTGCGTGGCTGTTCACTCAATGCGGAGAATATTGTGATGGAATGA
- a CDS encoding acyl-CoA reductase, translating into MSATIETIREAIGRTREARERVQQHRSTDAVIAVLAQTAKNWLDPNSPWRKRAVESAPKHMGFSEAMVQEAIDLTFGAINYESLGELLDRELGNRRVLDEFCLRGRVQSRAVAPRLLVHFLAGNVPMPGIVSICCGLLLRTANLVKVSSRDPVFPSLFIGSVREVDTELADCVASIEWSRDELALTQTALEDADAVIAYGDDQTISALRQLASPQARFLGYGHKFSFAVVAKEAMTEENLPHLAQAAAFDASVYDQLGCLSPHVYYVEERGQLGPRKFAAALADAMAAYQARVPRGQLPLEEAAQNAKFRACYEFRAASDKRMEVWASPTGNDWTVIYDDSPSFIPSCLNRTVFVKPTDGYKRVLDAIQKIASSVSSVGVAPMNERALGFASDLARMGVHRVCPIGQMQRPPLSWHHDGRPNLADLVSWTDLG; encoded by the coding sequence ATGAGCGCAACGATTGAGACGATTCGGGAGGCGATTGGCCGGACCCGGGAAGCGCGTGAGCGGGTGCAACAGCATCGCAGCACGGACGCGGTCATCGCCGTTTTGGCGCAGACGGCGAAGAATTGGCTGGATCCGAACAGTCCGTGGCGGAAGCGCGCAGTCGAGTCCGCCCCAAAGCACATGGGCTTTTCCGAAGCGATGGTGCAGGAAGCCATCGATCTCACCTTCGGGGCGATCAACTACGAGTCGCTCGGCGAACTGCTGGACCGCGAGTTGGGGAACCGGCGGGTCCTCGACGAGTTTTGCCTGCGTGGGCGGGTGCAGTCGCGGGCCGTCGCACCGCGGCTGCTGGTCCATTTTCTGGCGGGCAACGTCCCGATGCCCGGAATCGTGAGCATCTGCTGCGGGTTGCTGCTGCGGACAGCGAACCTGGTGAAAGTTTCGTCGCGCGACCCGGTGTTCCCCTCCCTGTTTATCGGGTCGGTGCGCGAGGTGGACACGGAGCTGGCCGACTGCGTGGCGTCGATCGAGTGGTCACGCGATGAGCTGGCGCTGACACAGACCGCGCTGGAAGACGCCGACGCGGTGATCGCGTACGGCGACGATCAGACGATTTCCGCACTGCGACAACTCGCGTCCCCGCAAGCGCGGTTTCTCGGATACGGCCACAAATTCAGTTTTGCCGTGGTAGCGAAGGAAGCGATGACCGAGGAGAACCTGCCGCACCTGGCGCAGGCGGCGGCGTTTGACGCGTCGGTATATGACCAGTTGGGTTGCCTCTCGCCGCATGTTTATTATGTGGAGGAACGCGGACAGCTTGGCCCGCGGAAATTTGCCGCGGCGCTGGCCGACGCGATGGCGGCGTATCAAGCGCGCGTCCCACGCGGTCAACTCCCGCTGGAAGAAGCGGCGCAGAACGCGAAATTCCGGGCTTGCTACGAATTTCGCGCCGCATCAGACAAGCGCATGGAAGTGTGGGCGAGTCCGACGGGCAATGACTGGACAGTCATCTACGACGACAGTCCCTCCTTCATCCCCTCCTGTCTCAACCGGACTGTTTTTGTGAAACCCACCGACGGCTACAAGCGCGTTCTCGACGCCATCCAGAAGATCGCCTCCAGCGTCTCAAGTGTGGGAGTCGCGCCGATGAACGAGCGCGCATTGGGGTTTGCCAGCGATCTTGCCAGGATGGGCGTGCATCGCGTGTGCCCCATCGGCCAGATGCAGCGTCCACCCTTGTCATGGCACCATGATGGTAGGCCGAATTTGGCGGACCTGGTCAGTTGGACGGATCTCGGTTAG
- a CDS encoding HAD hydrolase-like protein, whose translation MGDILIVFDVDGTLVGGEPTDWASFEGAFEETAGFALDSAFWESLEEVTAQAVVHQALKDSSPEKKAHMVHAVRDGYLRRLRAAHENDSSSFPALEGALALLEELKKQGVAFAIGTGDWFETSTFKLGASGIRLDSIPMVTSSDFYTRGDIIAGAAAKAGRRLQETVYVGDGLWDLRTCQKLGIPFIGVGRRKEKLEHAGATYTLPDLSPASFWRVMDTIRGKGSTPYNLQTARPLP comes from the coding sequence ATGGGAGACATTCTGATCGTGTTCGACGTCGATGGCACTCTCGTTGGTGGTGAACCCACCGACTGGGCCAGCTTCGAAGGGGCCTTTGAAGAGACTGCGGGATTCGCCCTGGACAGCGCTTTTTGGGAGAGCCTGGAAGAGGTGACGGCGCAGGCCGTTGTTCATCAGGCCCTGAAGGATTCGTCCCCGGAAAAGAAGGCGCACATGGTTCACGCCGTGCGCGATGGATACCTGCGGCGTTTGCGGGCTGCTCACGAAAACGATTCATCGTCATTTCCGGCCCTCGAAGGGGCGTTGGCTCTTTTGGAAGAGTTGAAGAAGCAGGGCGTCGCGTTCGCCATTGGCACCGGCGATTGGTTTGAAACCAGTACCTTCAAACTCGGTGCGTCAGGCATTCGCTTGGATAGCATTCCGATGGTTACGTCGTCCGATTTCTATACCCGAGGAGATATTATCGCCGGGGCAGCCGCGAAAGCCGGGAGGCGACTTCAGGAAACGGTGTACGTCGGGGATGGACTGTGGGACCTCCGAACCTGCCAAAAACTCGGCATCCCATTTATCGGCGTTGGCCGCCGAAAAGAGAAACTGGAACACGCCGGCGCTACCTACACCTTGCCCGACTTAAGTCCGGCCAGCTTCTGGCGGGTGATGGATACGATTCGGGGGAAGGGCTCAACGCCTTACAATCTACAAACTGCCCGGCCTCTTCCGTAG
- a CDS encoding class I SAM-dependent methyltransferase, translating to MNDPDQYAHKASIAGEIIAKLAKDGFAVAALDGKRHDLFPVAMDPREGMALQDWIRKEKPASVIDIGLGYGFATINAVKALLETHGEDFFLFTIDPYQDRRFSDLGLQFIGEIGVNNQIEFCKRPSEFILPELQQQGRKFDFAIVDGTHRFEGVFIDLLYLNNLLAPSSVIFLDDYQIPGVRKAVAFFLSNMQWTMEEVSEASETHQWAVVRTRYEPLERTFKDFIDF from the coding sequence ATGAATGACCCAGATCAATATGCTCACAAGGCATCCATAGCGGGCGAGATCATCGCCAAACTGGCGAAAGACGGCTTTGCGGTAGCTGCGTTGGATGGAAAAAGGCACGACTTGTTCCCTGTCGCCATGGATCCCAGGGAAGGCATGGCCCTTCAGGATTGGATCAGGAAGGAAAAGCCCGCTTCGGTTATCGACATAGGGCTCGGATATGGGTTTGCGACGATCAATGCCGTTAAGGCGCTGCTGGAAACCCATGGAGAGGATTTTTTCCTGTTCACAATCGACCCCTATCAGGACAGGCGCTTTTCCGATCTCGGCCTTCAGTTCATTGGCGAGATTGGCGTCAATAATCAAATCGAGTTTTGCAAGCGCCCCTCGGAATTTATTCTGCCTGAACTTCAACAGCAGGGCAGGAAATTCGATTTCGCCATAGTTGATGGCACCCACCGTTTTGAAGGCGTTTTCATTGACCTTCTCTACCTCAACAATCTGTTGGCGCCCAGTAGCGTGATCTTTCTCGACGACTACCAGATTCCCGGCGTTCGCAAGGCGGTTGCCTTTTTCCTGTCCAACATGCAGTGGACCATGGAAGAAGTCTCCGAAGCCTCTGAAACGCACCAGTGGGCTGTCGTCCGCACACGGTATGAGCCGTTGGAAAGGACATTCAAAGACTTTATTGACTTCTGA
- a CDS encoding AAA family ATPase — translation MSYSRVILIGGAPMSGKTTVARMLAAKLGYGCISTDDLGEAIRATTTKDSHPHLHPMDGYDYREYYVTRSGEALIADINQEHRAMWPAVQSVIRKHATWGEPTVMEGWSLWPEEVAELRLPSVGSLWLAAQEQTLRERLIKAVEFYRGASDEEAMIDHYLARSFWYNARLKEAVKKFGLTSIELPPQAPVQKIVELCLEQLKR, via the coding sequence ATGAGTTACTCGCGCGTCATTCTGATCGGTGGCGCTCCGATGTCGGGCAAAACGACGGTTGCCCGCATGCTCGCTGCCAAACTCGGCTATGGCTGCATCTCAACGGATGATCTCGGTGAGGCCATTCGCGCCACCACTACCAAAGACTCGCATCCACATCTGCACCCGATGGATGGGTACGACTACAGAGAATACTATGTCACCCGCTCGGGCGAAGCACTCATCGCCGACATCAACCAGGAACACCGCGCCATGTGGCCTGCGGTCCAGAGCGTGATTCGCAAGCATGCCACCTGGGGCGAACCAACCGTTATGGAAGGGTGGAGTCTCTGGCCGGAGGAGGTCGCCGAATTACGGCTGCCCAGCGTGGGCTCGCTGTGGCTCGCGGCCCAGGAGCAGACCTTACGCGAACGCTTGATCAAGGCGGTAGAGTTCTATCGCGGTGCGTCAGACGAAGAGGCGATGATCGATCATTATCTGGCCCGTAGTTTCTGGTACAACGCGCGACTGAAGGAGGCGGTCAAAAAGTTCGGGCTCACCAGTATCGAACTCCCCCCGCAAGCACCCGTACAGAAAATCGTTGAGTTGTGCCTTGAGCAGCTAAAAAGATAG
- a CDS encoding DUF2164 domain-containing protein has translation MAIELTKEEVADVIPSLRRYFKEELELEISEMRAKFLLSYFLKEIAPFAYNKGVKDAETYFRGRVEDLSGTCFEPALTYWLKKKK, from the coding sequence ATGGCCATTGAATTGACCAAAGAAGAGGTTGCCGACGTCATCCCTTCACTCCGGAGATATTTCAAGGAAGAACTGGAACTGGAAATCAGCGAGATGCGGGCGAAATTCTTGTTAAGCTACTTTCTGAAGGAGATCGCCCCGTTTGCCTACAACAAAGGCGTCAAGGACGCCGAAACGTATTTTCGCGGAAGAGTCGAAGATTTGTCCGGCACCTGCTTCGAGCCCGCCCTGACCTATTGGCTCAAGAAAAAGAAGTGA
- a CDS encoding aminodeoxychorismate/anthranilate synthase component II, producing the protein MLLVIDNYDSFTYNLVQYLGELGVEMKVFRNDEISIEQIRALKPARILISPGPCSPRESGLSNDIIKTFGPTIPTFGVCLGHQCMGHVFGGEVVRAERLMHGKTSEIYHNGRDLFVGMPNPFTATRYHSLLIKRDTIPDTLEITAETKPEGEIMGIRHKTHPIWGVQFHPESILTEEGKTILSNFLKLTK; encoded by the coding sequence ATGTTGCTGGTCATCGACAATTACGACAGCTTCACCTACAACCTCGTGCAGTACCTCGGCGAGTTGGGGGTGGAAATGAAAGTGTTCCGCAACGACGAGATCTCCATCGAACAGATCCGCGCCTTGAAACCAGCTCGCATTCTCATTTCTCCCGGCCCTTGTTCCCCGCGCGAATCCGGCCTGTCCAACGACATCATCAAGACCTTCGGCCCCACCATCCCCACCTTCGGCGTCTGCCTCGGCCACCAATGCATGGGCCACGTCTTCGGCGGCGAAGTCGTCCGCGCCGAGCGCCTCATGCACGGCAAAACCTCCGAGATTTACCACAACGGCCGCGACCTCTTCGTCGGCATGCCCAACCCCTTCACCGCCACCCGCTATCACTCGCTCCTCATCAAACGCGACACGATCCCCGACACGCTCGAGATCACCGCCGAAACCAAACCCGAAGGCGAAATCATGGGCATCCGTCACAAAACTCACCCCATCTGGGGCGTCCAATTCCACCCCGAATCGATTTTGACCGAAGAGGGGAAAACCATCCTTTCTAACTTCTTGAAATTGACGAAATAG
- the sppA gene encoding signal peptide peptidase SppA has translation MDAPPFYPVGQSPQPRRRTGWIVYAVIITFFLFVSVLANLALFGWVFGKGHGGGIAVSQQRHYEERFVDGEEEAKDKIVVIYISGVISSEEDGYSSEGGMVADIEDQLQQAVDDKHVKAIILRINSPGGEVVASDEIYQAVVAARDKKPIVASIDTVGASGAYYIAVGADYLMANELSITGSIGVIMESFTYGDLAQKIGVKFYTFKSGKYKDIMNPAREPTEDEKALVQGLIMEVYEKFVGIVAEERDMKVDELKNGLADGRILSGKQAKAAGFVDDVGYFDDAINKAEELAKIKKAKVIRYTEPFSIRNLFRLWGKNDRAKIQIQLTPNQFKVQSGKLYFLPSYMFQ, from the coding sequence ATGGATGCGCCTCCATTTTATCCGGTCGGCCAGAGCCCGCAGCCGCGCCGGCGGACGGGTTGGATTGTCTACGCGGTGATCATCACCTTTTTCCTTTTCGTGAGCGTCTTGGCGAACTTGGCGTTGTTTGGTTGGGTGTTTGGCAAAGGCCACGGCGGCGGTATCGCCGTCAGCCAGCAACGCCACTACGAAGAGCGGTTCGTCGACGGCGAAGAAGAGGCGAAGGACAAGATCGTGGTGATTTATATATCGGGCGTGATCAGCTCGGAGGAGGACGGGTACAGCAGCGAGGGCGGGATGGTGGCGGACATCGAAGACCAGCTTCAGCAGGCCGTCGATGACAAACACGTGAAGGCGATTATTTTGCGGATCAACTCGCCGGGCGGCGAGGTGGTCGCGTCAGACGAGATTTACCAGGCGGTAGTGGCGGCGCGCGACAAAAAGCCCATCGTCGCCAGCATCGACACGGTGGGGGCGTCGGGGGCGTATTATATCGCGGTCGGCGCGGACTACCTGATGGCCAACGAGCTCAGCATCACCGGCAGCATCGGGGTGATCATGGAGAGCTTCACGTACGGCGACCTGGCGCAAAAAATCGGGGTTAAGTTTTATACGTTCAAGTCGGGCAAGTACAAAGACATCATGAATCCCGCTCGCGAGCCCACGGAAGATGAGAAGGCGCTGGTGCAGGGACTGATTATGGAAGTTTACGAGAAGTTCGTCGGCATCGTGGCCGAGGAGCGGGATATGAAGGTTGATGAACTGAAGAATGGCCTGGCGGATGGGCGCATTCTCTCGGGCAAGCAGGCGAAGGCGGCCGGCTTTGTGGATGACGTGGGTTATTTCGACGATGCCATCAACAAGGCTGAGGAACTGGCCAAGATCAAAAAGGCCAAGGTCATTCGCTATACGGAACCGTTTTCGATACGCAACCTGTTTCGGTTGTGGGGCAAGAACGACCGGGCGAAGATCCAGATTCAGTTGACACCGAATCAATTCAAGGTGCAGTCGGGAAAATTGTACTTCCTGCCGTCGTACATGTTTCAGTGA